One Alicyclobacillus acidoterrestris DNA window includes the following coding sequences:
- a CDS encoding type IA DNA topoisomerase: MKLLIAEKPSVARDIAGVIGGVKRHDGYLETNTHIITWALGHLVTLADAHDYDAKYKTWRMEDLPIVPSPFRLKVIEKTKAQYRIVASLLKRAEEVVVATDAGREGQLIYELIALSTGYKGPTKRLWLSSMTPTAIQDALKRLKDNRVYQNLFFAGFARAQADWLTGINATRAMTTHAGTLLPIGRVQTPTLAMIVQRDLTIEQFTPQPYFELQAQFVHDEGTYKGTWMNRKRETRMDQREDAQRLLEKLRGHSGTIRDVEEKVVHEQPPQLFDLTSLQRTANQKYGFTAERTLQLAQSLYEKHKVLTYPRTDSRYLSGDIVPTLRRRLLAASAQFPHFRALIPAQIRPTKRVVNATKVTDHHAILPTEQPVSAALRPDEQKIYELVSKQTLAALLEPAEWATTTIVTAIMDEMFKTNGRVLVKPGWKAVFQVNRDTRTTASADEDETETTLPAVTKGDSVQVADIQVVEKETKPPAHFTEASLLSAMERAGREVDDEVLAEALKARGLGTPATRAAVLEKLKRDGYVHVAKKQLIATEKGRSLIAAIRVDALKSPELTGDWEHRLAQIEAGNYDVRQFIHEITEFTHIVVGSIRQFAVHVAPDPQTASTAVGKCPRCGGQVVETKKSFACANWKSHGCTFCVWKQISGHNMSAAQVKDLLNKQRTRPLKFKSKAGKPFQARLLLNPDGTTTFEFLNQTDSGATGKKRPYAKSVPRR, encoded by the coding sequence ATGAAGTTACTGATTGCAGAAAAGCCCTCCGTCGCCCGTGATATCGCAGGCGTCATCGGTGGCGTCAAACGCCACGACGGCTACCTAGAAACCAACACACACATCATCACCTGGGCACTCGGACACTTAGTGACGCTCGCCGATGCACACGACTATGATGCGAAATATAAAACATGGCGCATGGAAGATTTGCCGATTGTCCCGAGTCCATTTCGCCTAAAGGTCATTGAAAAGACCAAAGCGCAATATCGAATCGTCGCATCGCTCCTCAAGCGCGCCGAAGAAGTCGTTGTCGCCACCGACGCGGGCCGCGAAGGCCAATTAATTTACGAGCTGATTGCCTTGTCTACCGGGTACAAAGGACCAACGAAGCGCCTGTGGCTGTCCTCGATGACGCCAACGGCGATTCAAGACGCGCTCAAGCGGTTAAAGGACAACCGCGTCTATCAAAACCTCTTTTTCGCTGGATTTGCGCGCGCGCAGGCAGATTGGCTCACCGGCATCAACGCGACTCGCGCCATGACGACGCATGCGGGGACCTTACTGCCCATCGGGCGCGTACAAACCCCTACACTGGCCATGATTGTCCAACGAGATTTGACCATTGAGCAGTTTACACCACAACCATATTTCGAATTACAAGCGCAATTCGTTCATGACGAGGGTACTTACAAGGGAACTTGGATGAACCGCAAGCGCGAAACGCGGATGGATCAGCGTGAGGACGCCCAGCGCCTACTTGAGAAACTACGCGGACATTCTGGAACGATTCGCGATGTCGAAGAAAAGGTCGTCCACGAGCAGCCCCCACAACTGTTCGATTTGACGTCGCTGCAACGGACGGCCAACCAGAAGTATGGCTTTACGGCGGAACGGACACTACAATTGGCACAGTCGCTCTACGAAAAACACAAGGTACTGACCTACCCACGCACGGACAGCCGCTACCTGTCTGGCGATATTGTGCCAACTTTGCGTCGGCGATTACTAGCGGCAAGCGCGCAATTCCCGCATTTCCGAGCGTTGATTCCGGCACAAATCCGCCCTACCAAACGCGTGGTCAACGCGACGAAAGTGACGGACCATCACGCAATTCTTCCGACAGAACAGCCAGTTTCTGCTGCGCTTCGCCCGGACGAGCAAAAGATTTATGAGCTGGTTAGCAAGCAGACGTTGGCGGCGCTCTTGGAACCTGCAGAATGGGCGACGACCACCATTGTGACAGCAATCATGGATGAAATGTTCAAAACGAACGGGCGCGTCCTTGTCAAACCTGGCTGGAAGGCGGTGTTTCAGGTCAATCGCGACACGCGCACGACTGCTTCGGCAGACGAGGACGAAACTGAAACCACGCTGCCTGCCGTCACAAAAGGAGACTCCGTCCAGGTGGCGGACATCCAAGTGGTGGAAAAGGAGACGAAACCGCCCGCTCATTTCACAGAGGCCTCCCTGCTGTCCGCCATGGAAAGAGCTGGACGAGAGGTCGACGACGAAGTTCTGGCAGAGGCGCTCAAAGCGCGCGGGCTTGGGACGCCGGCAACGCGAGCTGCTGTGCTCGAAAAACTGAAACGGGATGGGTACGTCCACGTGGCAAAGAAGCAACTCATCGCGACGGAGAAGGGGAGGTCATTAATCGCAGCCATTCGCGTGGACGCGTTAAAATCTCCAGAGTTAACCGGGGATTGGGAACACCGACTCGCGCAAATTGAAGCTGGAAACTACGACGTGCGTCAATTTATCCACGAAATTACCGAGTTTACGCATATCGTCGTCGGATCGATTCGACAATTTGCTGTTCATGTCGCACCGGACCCGCAAACCGCCTCCACCGCTGTCGGGAAGTGCCCACGCTGTGGAGGACAAGTGGTCGAAACCAAAAAATCGTTCGCGTGCGCAAATTGGAAGTCACATGGATGCACATTTTGTGTCTGGAAGCAAATTTCGGGCCACAACATGAGCGCAGCGCAAGTGAAAGATTTGCTCAACAAACAGCGCACCCGTCCACTGAAGTTCAAAAGTAAAGCGGGCAAACCGTTTCAGGCACGACTTCTGTTGAATCCAGATGGCACAACGACATTCGAATTTCTAAACCAAACCGATTCCGGCGCGACGGGGAAAAAGCGCCCCTATGCAAAATCCGTACCTCGAAGATAG
- a CDS encoding sugar porter family MFS transporter, protein MNFRVNNTLIYFFGALGGLLFGYDTGVISGAILFVEQDLHLTSFTEGVVVSSILVGAMIGAAISGTLTDKLGRKKVVLAGAVIFCIGAIGSALSPNAGVLILFRIVLGLAVGSASTLVPTYLSEMAPTAARGSLSSLNQLMIVIGILLAYIINYIFSPSGDWRWMLGLAFVPGFILFFGMLFLPESPRWLLMKGREQEARQVLNHLRKGVGVEEEVRQIKETNEQEQGGWNDLMSRWVRPALWVAIGLAVFQQIIGCNTVIYYAPTTFKEVGLGNSAAILGTVGIGTVQVIMTIVATRLIDKVGRKPLLIIGSIGMALSLFVLGFMNALSGSTAAAGWTTLICLAAYICFFSISWGPVMWVMLSEIFPLSIRGLGVGVGAVVNWFANLVVSLTFPSLLSAFGISTLFIAFGVMGVLALIFVALKVNETKGRSLEQIEIDLRNRVVPGRHSAVPVKR, encoded by the coding sequence ATGAACTTTAGAGTGAACAACACGTTGATCTACTTCTTTGGCGCCCTCGGTGGATTGCTTTTTGGCTATGATACCGGTGTCATCTCCGGTGCAATTCTATTTGTCGAACAAGACTTGCATCTGACTTCATTTACAGAAGGCGTTGTCGTGAGTTCCATTCTCGTAGGGGCCATGATTGGCGCGGCTATCAGTGGTACGTTGACGGATAAATTAGGGCGTAAAAAGGTGGTTCTCGCCGGTGCCGTGATTTTCTGTATAGGCGCCATCGGTTCCGCGCTTTCTCCCAATGCTGGGGTTTTGATTTTGTTCCGCATTGTTTTGGGGTTAGCTGTTGGAAGCGCTTCGACGCTCGTGCCGACCTATTTGTCCGAAATGGCACCGACGGCTGCGCGCGGTTCTCTGTCGAGTCTAAACCAGCTGATGATTGTTATCGGTATTCTTCTCGCCTATATTATTAACTACATTTTCAGCCCAAGTGGCGATTGGCGTTGGATGTTGGGCCTGGCGTTTGTACCTGGTTTCATTCTCTTTTTCGGCATGCTGTTCTTACCAGAAAGCCCGCGCTGGCTGTTGATGAAGGGCAGAGAGCAAGAAGCTCGGCAAGTGTTGAATCATCTTCGTAAAGGTGTTGGCGTCGAAGAGGAAGTTCGGCAAATCAAAGAGACGAATGAACAAGAGCAGGGTGGTTGGAACGACCTCATGAGCCGCTGGGTGCGTCCCGCGCTGTGGGTCGCCATTGGACTGGCTGTATTTCAGCAAATTATCGGTTGTAATACGGTTATCTACTACGCACCGACAACGTTTAAAGAAGTGGGTCTCGGAAACTCCGCAGCGATTTTGGGGACGGTCGGTATCGGTACAGTCCAGGTGATTATGACGATTGTCGCCACGCGCCTGATCGATAAAGTGGGTCGTAAGCCCCTGTTGATTATCGGAAGTATCGGTATGGCGTTGTCGCTCTTCGTGCTTGGCTTTATGAACGCGCTGTCAGGCTCAACCGCCGCCGCGGGTTGGACCACACTCATTTGCTTGGCCGCCTATATTTGCTTCTTCTCTATCAGCTGGGGTCCGGTCATGTGGGTGATGTTGTCGGAGATTTTCCCATTGAGCATTCGCGGACTCGGCGTTGGCGTCGGTGCGGTGGTCAATTGGTTCGCAAATCTGGTCGTCTCCTTGACATTCCCGTCGTTGCTCAGCGCATTTGGCATCAGTACTTTGTTTATCGCATTTGGCGTGATGGGCGTGCTCGCGCTTATCTTTGTGGCACTGAAAGTCAATGAGACGAAGGGCCGCAGCCTTGAACAGATTGAAATTGATTTGCGCAACCGGGTTGTTCCAGGGCGTCACAGCGCTGTGCCTGTCAAACGATAA
- the dhaL gene encoding dihydroxyacetone kinase subunit DhaL, whose amino-acid sequence MLTTSAFIAFIQAYTNRLDELQPLLDQLDNQIGDGDHGTNMTRGFHAANERLTSTPADDLGALSQAVAMTLLSSVGGASGPLYATVFLRFSAQWKGQSQVDAKDITEAIVQARDGLVARGKAQVGEKTLIDVWSPAAQTLQANPTESGILAAAKAAAEAAVGTRELVAGKGRAAYLGERSRGTCDPGSVSSAVFFEEFANAIVGGVEKTPWPTLVS is encoded by the coding sequence ATGCTCACGACAAGTGCCTTTATCGCATTCATCCAAGCGTACACGAACAGGCTCGACGAATTACAGCCACTCCTCGACCAATTAGATAATCAAATTGGCGATGGAGATCATGGTACGAACATGACACGCGGATTTCACGCGGCCAACGAACGCCTTACGTCAACACCTGCGGATGATCTCGGTGCCCTCAGCCAGGCCGTAGCCATGACGTTGTTGTCGAGTGTCGGCGGTGCGTCTGGTCCCCTCTACGCCACGGTTTTTCTACGCTTCTCTGCTCAGTGGAAAGGTCAGTCGCAAGTCGACGCGAAAGACATCACGGAAGCCATCGTGCAAGCTCGTGATGGTTTAGTTGCACGCGGCAAGGCGCAGGTTGGCGAGAAAACCCTGATTGACGTCTGGTCTCCCGCAGCACAGACCCTACAGGCGAATCCCACGGAGTCAGGCATACTCGCAGCGGCAAAGGCAGCCGCAGAGGCCGCAGTCGGCACGCGTGAACTCGTCGCAGGCAAAGGCCGAGCCGCCTACTTGGGCGAACGCAGCCGCGGCACCTGCGACCCCGGGAGCGTCTCGAGCGCCGTGTTTTTCGAAGAATTCGCAAACGCCATCGTAGGAGGTGTAGAGAAAACGCCATGGCCAACATTAGTCTCCTGA
- the xylA gene encoding xylose isomerase yields the protein MAYFPEVKRIQYEGRKSTNPLAFKHYNPSEVVLGKTMEEHLRFAVSYWHTFTLSGSDPFGLPNMIRPWDGYSGLDLAKKRVEAAFEFFEKMGVNYFCFHDRDIAPEGDTLRETNKNLDVIVSMIREYMKSSGKKLLWNTQNMFSNPRFAHGAGTSPEADVFAYAAAQVKKGLEVALELGAENYVFWGGREGYETLLNTDMKLELDNQARLFHMACDYADEIGFKGQFLIEPKPKEPTKHQYDFDAASAIAFLKTYDLDKRFKLNLEANHATLAGHTFEHELYVSRIHGMLGSVDANQGDPLLGWDTDEFPTDMYSATLAMYQILKNGGLHSGGLNFDAKVRRASMTPIDLFYGHVVGMDTFARGLKVAAKLVEDKVFDQFIEERYKSYQSGIGQDIVSGKATLKSLEDYIIDKPVTVTTSGRQELLLAKLNQYLLEVE from the coding sequence ATGGCTTATTTTCCAGAAGTAAAGCGAATTCAGTACGAGGGACGCAAGTCGACGAATCCACTGGCATTTAAACACTACAACCCGAGTGAGGTTGTCTTGGGCAAGACGATGGAAGAGCACTTGCGCTTTGCGGTCAGCTATTGGCACACCTTTACGCTGTCCGGCAGTGATCCGTTTGGGCTTCCGAATATGATTCGCCCATGGGATGGATATAGCGGTTTGGATTTGGCGAAAAAACGGGTGGAAGCGGCGTTTGAGTTCTTCGAAAAGATGGGCGTCAACTATTTTTGTTTCCACGATCGCGATATCGCACCGGAAGGCGATACGCTTCGCGAGACCAACAAGAATCTCGATGTCATCGTCTCGATGATTCGCGAGTACATGAAATCCAGCGGCAAGAAGCTGTTGTGGAACACACAGAATATGTTCTCAAATCCGCGTTTTGCCCATGGTGCTGGGACATCGCCGGAAGCGGATGTATTCGCCTATGCGGCGGCGCAGGTGAAGAAGGGATTGGAAGTCGCACTGGAACTGGGTGCTGAAAACTACGTGTTCTGGGGCGGCCGCGAAGGTTATGAAACCCTTCTCAACACGGATATGAAACTGGAACTCGACAATCAGGCCCGCCTGTTCCACATGGCTTGCGATTACGCGGATGAAATCGGGTTCAAAGGTCAATTCCTGATTGAGCCAAAACCAAAAGAACCGACCAAGCACCAGTACGATTTTGACGCGGCAAGCGCCATTGCATTCTTGAAAACGTATGATTTGGATAAACGCTTTAAGTTGAATTTGGAAGCAAACCACGCGACGCTGGCAGGGCATACGTTTGAGCACGAGCTGTACGTCAGCCGCATTCACGGCATGCTCGGATCTGTCGATGCGAACCAGGGTGATCCGCTGCTTGGTTGGGATACGGACGAGTTTCCAACGGATATGTACAGCGCGACGCTCGCGATGTATCAGATACTCAAGAATGGCGGGTTGCACTCTGGCGGCTTGAACTTTGACGCCAAGGTTCGCCGTGCGTCCATGACCCCAATCGATTTGTTCTATGGACACGTCGTCGGCATGGATACGTTTGCACGCGGTCTCAAAGTGGCTGCAAAGCTCGTCGAGGACAAAGTGTTTGACCAGTTTATCGAGGAGCGCTACAAGAGCTATCAGAGCGGAATTGGCCAAGACATTGTGAGCGGTAAAGCAACCTTGAAGTCCTTGGAGGACTACATCATTGATAAGCCGGTAACCGTCACAACGTCTGGCCGCCAAGAGCTGTTGCTCGCGAAGCTGAATCAATATCTACTAGAAGTGGAATGA
- a CDS encoding xanthine phosphoribosyltransferase, with product MKELQAYIRREGVVLSEHVLKVNSFLNHQVNPSLVMSIGENFAARFRGEDITKVMTVEASGIHFAFATALSMGVPFIYAKKTKAITQDNGVYTASTYSFTRQQTYQITVSKDFLSSADRVLIIDDILAEGASVKGLREIIDAAGAKLMGVGVVIEKSFQSGRKSLDEAGIPVHALARIAAMSPDEGITFLED from the coding sequence GTGAAAGAATTGCAGGCGTATATCCGTAGAGAAGGTGTTGTGCTGTCCGAACACGTGCTCAAAGTCAACTCCTTTTTAAACCACCAAGTCAATCCTTCGCTGGTGATGTCGATTGGCGAAAATTTTGCGGCGCGGTTCCGCGGCGAAGACATCACAAAGGTGATGACGGTTGAAGCGAGTGGTATCCACTTCGCGTTCGCCACGGCTTTGTCCATGGGTGTTCCTTTTATATATGCGAAAAAGACGAAGGCCATTACACAGGACAACGGGGTGTACACCGCATCCACCTACTCGTTCACGCGCCAGCAAACGTACCAAATCACTGTATCCAAGGACTTTTTGTCTAGCGCGGATAGGGTGCTTATCATCGACGACATTCTTGCAGAAGGCGCCAGTGTGAAAGGGTTGCGGGAAATCATCGACGCCGCAGGCGCCAAATTGATGGGGGTTGGTGTCGTCATTGAAAAGAGCTTTCAGAGTGGACGCAAATCTTTGGATGAAGCGGGCATCCCCGTGCACGCGCTAGCTCGAATCGCGGCGATGTCACCCGACGAAGGCATCACTTTTCTCGAGGATTGA
- a CDS encoding tetratricopeptide repeat protein translates to MSKALLFSLIWMLTGNPILAIIVILVIYYVIDQRYFGLLPSVVKPFRRWSRMSNLRRVLSFNPHDMSARYELARIYMERRQFKQALALLQQLSESMQSEPAVLADTGVCQLGLGRLDIGEQLIMDATASNPNVHYGEPYLKLAEALAPVQPSKALSYLSKFQERNASSCEAYYQFGRLQKRLGNQKQAKAAWRQCLRNYRTLPKFRKRRDRRWALLALIRQMTG, encoded by the coding sequence GTGTCAAAAGCCCTGCTATTTTCGCTGATTTGGATGCTGACCGGCAATCCCATTCTCGCCATCATCGTGATTCTTGTGATTTACTACGTCATTGACCAACGTTATTTTGGACTCCTACCGAGCGTCGTCAAGCCATTTCGAAGATGGTCTAGAATGTCAAACCTGCGACGCGTCTTGTCTTTCAATCCACATGACATGTCCGCTCGTTACGAATTGGCTCGTATCTACATGGAACGGCGTCAGTTCAAACAGGCCCTGGCGCTATTACAACAACTATCTGAATCCATGCAAAGCGAACCCGCTGTCCTCGCGGACACCGGTGTTTGTCAACTGGGACTCGGACGCTTGGATATCGGTGAACAACTGATTATGGATGCAACCGCGAGCAATCCGAACGTTCACTACGGAGAGCCTTACCTCAAACTCGCGGAAGCCCTAGCGCCCGTCCAACCATCCAAAGCGCTATCCTACCTTTCCAAATTTCAGGAAAGAAATGCATCGTCCTGTGAAGCTTATTACCAATTCGGGCGCCTGCAAAAGCGCCTCGGCAATCAGAAGCAAGCGAAAGCGGCATGGCGACAATGCCTTCGGAACTACAGGACGTTGCCAAAGTTCCGTAAGCGGCGGGACAGGCGTTGGGCACTGCTCGCGCTCATTCGCCAAATGACTGGCTAA
- the ltrA gene encoding group II intron reverse transcriptase/maturase, with translation MASSQGKQRQQKIPKRSYLQEEAVNPQGTEGVPSFSSAQPKGTTREENPIDLMEQVVERENLLEALRRVERNKGAAGVDGMEIKSFRPFLMDNWSRIREELLSGTYKPMPVRRVEIPKPDGGIRMLGIPTVQDRLIQQALLQVLTPIFDPTFSTSSHGFRAGHSARMAVNQARNYVSEGYRWVVDMDLAQFFDRVNHDMLMARVARKVMDKRILRLIRRYLEAGILVNGVCVRSEEGKPQGGPMSPLLANILLDDLDKELERRGHRFVRYADDCNIYVSSRRAGERVMEGVRKYVEGRLKLKVNVEKSAVDRPWKRKFLGFSFTVEKRTRIRVAPKSLKRFKDRVRELTRRSRGQSMASRVEKLNAYLRGWAGYYRYAETRSVFEQLDEWTRRRLRMCLLKQWKQSKTKRRKLVSLGIPREWAVNISSSRKGHWRLSNTPQMNKALGLTYWREQGLVSLVERYDSLRSTT, from the coding sequence ATGGCAAGCTCGCAAGGAAAGCAAAGACAGCAGAAAATCCCAAAAAGGAGCTACCTCCAGGAGGAAGCGGTGAATCCGCAGGGGACTGAAGGAGTGCCTAGCTTTTCTTCGGCGCAACCCAAGGGAACAACCCGCGAGGAGAACCCTATCGACCTGATGGAACAAGTGGTAGAGCGGGAAAACCTGCTCGAAGCGTTACGCCGTGTGGAGCGAAACAAAGGAGCGGCCGGTGTCGACGGCATGGAGATTAAATCCTTTCGACCATTCCTAATGGACAACTGGTCACGCATCCGAGAAGAACTCCTGAGTGGAACCTACAAACCGATGCCCGTACGTCGAGTCGAAATCCCGAAACCAGACGGTGGCATTCGGATGTTAGGGATACCTACGGTGCAAGACCGCCTGATACAACAGGCACTTCTACAAGTACTTACACCGATCTTTGATCCGACGTTCTCCACATCCAGCCATGGATTCCGAGCAGGGCATAGTGCGCGAATGGCGGTAAACCAGGCGCGCAACTATGTCTCAGAGGGATACCGGTGGGTAGTTGACATGGACTTGGCTCAATTCTTCGACCGAGTGAACCACGATATGTTAATGGCACGCGTGGCGAGGAAGGTAATGGATAAGCGAATCCTCCGACTCATCCGCAGATACCTAGAGGCGGGGATACTCGTCAATGGGGTTTGCGTCAGGTCAGAGGAAGGCAAGCCGCAGGGCGGGCCGATGAGCCCGTTATTGGCCAATATTTTGTTGGACGACCTAGACAAGGAACTGGAACGTCGTGGGCACCGCTTCGTCCGCTATGCGGACGACTGCAACATCTACGTGAGCAGTCGGCGGGCGGGAGAGCGAGTGATGGAAGGTGTGCGCAAGTACGTAGAAGGGCGACTGAAACTCAAAGTGAATGTGGAGAAGAGCGCGGTAGACCGACCGTGGAAACGAAAGTTTCTCGGGTTCTCGTTTACAGTGGAGAAGAGGACGCGAATTCGAGTCGCACCAAAGTCGCTCAAACGGTTCAAGGACAGGGTTCGAGAGCTCACGAGACGAAGCCGAGGGCAGTCGATGGCAAGTCGGGTGGAAAAGCTCAACGCCTACCTGAGAGGATGGGCAGGATACTACCGCTATGCTGAAACTCGAAGCGTATTCGAGCAACTGGATGAGTGGACACGGCGCCGACTGAGGATGTGCTTGCTGAAACAATGGAAGCAGTCCAAGACCAAACGGCGTAAGCTGGTTTCACTCGGCATACCAAGAGAATGGGCCGTGAATATAAGTAGCTCACGGAAAGGGCACTGGCGACTCTCCAATACTCCACAAATGAATAAAGCCCTTGGTCTGACCTACTGGAGAGAGCAAGGGCTTGTGAGTTTAGTCGAGCGATATGATTCACTTCGTTCCACAACATGA
- the xylB gene encoding xylulokinase translates to MADHRGKGFIGIDVGTSGVKVVLIDETGRTLAESTCEYSYQQPRPLYVEQDPEVWWQNTCLALRDVLDTSGVPATFVQGIGLTGQMHSLVLLDETGRVIRPAILWSDQRTQAECDWIEREIGTDETIRLVANPPLTNFTATKLLWVANHEPDNYAQIDKVLLPKDYIRYRLTGEFATDVSDASGTLLLDVEHRQWSKEMCEALSVPMTWLPAVYESVEVTGKVTTEAANQTGLAVGTSVVAGAGDQAAGAVGNGIVRSGVVSSTIGTSGVVFAYAEGIVKDPLGRLHTFCHAVPGAWHVMGVTQAAGGSLQWFRNEFTQLEQMTAQLIGRDTYELLTMEAEQIAPGSEGLVYLPYLMGERTPHLDPLARGVFFGMTGRHQRAHFIRAILEGVTFSLQDCLKLIEGVNLPVEQIRVSGGGARSHLWKSIQADVFQQPVYAVQSNQGPAFGAALLAGVGTGAYQSVQEACDTLIQTDEGIRPEPSHFPVYEKAYKMYVSLYEALKPHFQEVATW, encoded by the coding sequence ATGGCAGATCATCGTGGCAAGGGATTTATCGGCATTGACGTGGGGACCTCTGGGGTAAAAGTCGTCCTCATCGACGAGACTGGCCGGACGCTGGCGGAGTCCACGTGCGAATATAGTTATCAGCAGCCACGGCCATTGTACGTGGAACAAGACCCTGAGGTTTGGTGGCAGAACACTTGCCTTGCGCTGCGGGATGTGCTGGATACGTCCGGCGTCCCTGCGACGTTCGTGCAGGGGATTGGGCTCACTGGACAAATGCATAGTTTGGTCTTGTTGGACGAAACGGGGCGCGTCATTCGACCCGCGATATTGTGGAGCGATCAGCGTACACAGGCGGAGTGCGATTGGATTGAACGCGAGATTGGCACGGATGAGACGATTCGCCTCGTGGCCAATCCGCCGCTGACCAATTTTACGGCGACGAAGTTGCTATGGGTAGCCAACCATGAGCCGGATAACTACGCACAAATCGACAAGGTATTGCTGCCCAAGGACTACATTCGTTATCGCTTGACGGGTGAGTTTGCAACGGATGTGTCTGATGCATCTGGCACGTTGCTGTTGGATGTAGAGCATCGGCAGTGGTCGAAGGAGATGTGCGAAGCGCTATCGGTTCCGATGACCTGGCTGCCGGCGGTCTATGAATCCGTGGAAGTCACCGGAAAAGTCACCACCGAAGCTGCAAACCAAACGGGTCTGGCAGTGGGTACGAGTGTGGTGGCGGGCGCTGGAGATCAGGCCGCGGGCGCTGTCGGCAACGGTATTGTTCGCTCGGGTGTCGTCTCTAGCACGATTGGCACATCGGGTGTCGTATTTGCGTATGCAGAAGGGATTGTCAAAGATCCCCTGGGCCGCTTGCACACGTTTTGCCACGCGGTGCCAGGTGCCTGGCACGTCATGGGGGTGACGCAGGCTGCCGGCGGATCACTCCAGTGGTTCCGCAACGAGTTCACCCAGCTCGAGCAGATGACCGCACAGCTCATTGGTCGCGATACGTACGAGCTTCTGACGATGGAAGCAGAACAAATCGCGCCGGGTAGCGAAGGACTCGTGTATCTGCCGTATCTGATGGGAGAGCGCACGCCGCATCTCGATCCGCTCGCGCGCGGCGTTTTCTTTGGAATGACTGGCCGTCACCAGCGGGCGCACTTCATCCGTGCGATTCTTGAAGGCGTCACCTTTAGCCTGCAAGATTGCTTGAAGCTGATTGAGGGGGTGAATTTGCCGGTAGAGCAGATTCGCGTATCCGGCGGTGGCGCGCGCAGCCATTTGTGGAAGTCGATTCAAGCCGACGTGTTCCAGCAACCCGTGTACGCCGTGCAATCCAATCAGGGGCCGGCATTTGGCGCAGCTCTGCTCGCTGGCGTTGGAACAGGCGCATATCAGAGCGTCCAAGAGGCTTGTGACACCCTCATTCAGACGGATGAAGGGATTCGGCCAGAGCCGTCTCACTTCCCGGTGTACGAAAAGGCGTACAAGATGTACGTGTCGTTGTACGAAGCGTTAAAGCCGCATTTTCAAGAGGTTGCAACTTGGTAG
- the dhaM gene encoding dihydroxyacetone kinase phosphoryl donor subunit DhaM: MANISLLIVSHSRDLGAGLVTLLGQLAGPEVDLRHAAGLGDNIGTDATFIMKQLTHCPRDNEILIFFDLGSALMNTQMALELIDEDVQSRTHIVDAPLVEGAIAAAVSARAGMPVEQIMQHAREAKWMEKITREA; this comes from the coding sequence ATGGCCAACATTAGTCTCCTGATTGTCTCGCATAGTCGCGATCTCGGTGCGGGCCTCGTCACGCTGCTTGGCCAACTCGCGGGTCCGGAAGTGGATCTCCGCCACGCGGCGGGGCTGGGTGACAATATCGGCACAGACGCGACCTTCATCATGAAGCAACTGACCCATTGCCCACGCGATAACGAAATCCTCATCTTTTTCGATCTCGGCAGCGCCCTCATGAATACGCAGATGGCACTCGAACTCATCGATGAAGATGTTCAAAGCCGCACACACATCGTAGACGCACCGCTCGTCGAGGGCGCAATTGCTGCAGCCGTTTCGGCGCGCGCTGGTATGCCAGTGGAGCAAATCATGCAGCATGCCCGCGAGGCGAAATGGATGGAAAAGATCACGAGGGAGGCGTAA